The following proteins are encoded in a genomic region of Alteromonadaceae bacterium 2753L.S.0a.02:
- a CDS encoding outer membrane receptor protein involved in Fe transport translates to MNMRLNARRASYCPKKIPAQKNKLYTAMFLSGIFLVSQASAQQESQQTSTQTQKSQSQRPVEVTFVEGQPTEKNITEFAIDVAKFGTQVQLISSEEISTGGFTNFGELASGLIRGANIGYSPDEGEFTIRIDGGSDRDTLLLLDGVPTFDRGTPLESLWGATAIDPRMIETVEVYRGGQSLYYGGNGGLGVVNVIYKRPEAGENVNGEIGFYGGSFKTREMYGNISMPLFRSDNHALMLFGRTYETDAHVLFDRDVHVDNVVALGGYHEFPYSYNLIGAKYVWQMGSETALRLGYQFSTIDFRDSFPNATVYQPNFTEFPIYDLAFNTRLTSNTTLTLDAYYTAPTLKNTELDVRTCNIPRVADLPEDAQQAAADRGISSFATASEFEAFADEFDSVPRGCVTNPYGNRGGAAASAREGYYVDENGNTLGTQDNPFPIGAPIGYVIQSTASFGSGVPTKGFGDVDQFVAGYVDYGLNTRAKTEWNSFFTTVFGVQNITYRDNSDDVFGMSKDLVSSTGVYGDLRFSFDFLEGTSFSIAGRQDYNNTFEDAFIWKYGFRQEFPKGFYLRSNGGTSYSNPTLTEVGARENTINNPDLKTQGVETYSAGVGVNGEAFTGTFNIELGFFDTEIDNLFGSSRIDRVCPVIAEDKDEDLADNIVIPKSFCNWATDEYFAGNLNGNEVAYFNRTDIQDIQGVTLDISFDFDEWQLDFTFTDMESLEPNPRYGNMAIREGTGETLDFVVPGDAGNSKTRQSSERPEWSASALITYTPTDRWVFALNPTWQGPEWAYAGGTQARLVNDAGERTNPDLNFGDYFVLNGSIQYFMGDSNQHRFLLRAVNLLDEQYFERASASADQRVSVAGVRGEIGRYDQEYYYQYGWNGKPRSFWLQYEYKF, encoded by the coding sequence ATGAATATGCGCTTAAATGCACGCAGGGCTTCTTATTGCCCGAAAAAAATACCTGCTCAAAAAAACAAGCTTTATACCGCTATGTTTTTATCTGGAATTTTTCTGGTGTCACAGGCCAGTGCCCAGCAGGAATCTCAGCAAACATCGACTCAAACGCAAAAATCTCAGTCGCAACGCCCGGTTGAAGTTACCTTTGTAGAAGGGCAACCCACCGAAAAAAATATTACCGAATTCGCCATCGACGTTGCTAAATTCGGTACGCAAGTTCAGCTTATTTCATCGGAAGAAATTTCAACGGGCGGTTTTACCAATTTCGGGGAATTAGCTTCGGGCCTGATTCGTGGTGCGAATATCGGTTACTCACCGGATGAAGGCGAGTTTACCATTCGCATCGATGGTGGTTCAGACAGGGATACCCTGTTGTTGTTGGATGGTGTACCCACATTCGATAGAGGTACGCCTTTAGAGAGCCTTTGGGGGGCTACGGCTATTGACCCGCGAATGATTGAAACCGTTGAAGTTTATCGCGGTGGTCAAAGTCTGTATTACGGTGGCAACGGCGGTCTCGGTGTCGTTAATGTTATTTACAAACGACCCGAAGCGGGAGAAAACGTCAATGGCGAAATTGGATTTTACGGTGGCTCTTTTAAAACCCGTGAAATGTACGGCAATATTTCCATGCCGCTGTTTCGCAGCGACAATCACGCGCTGATGCTGTTTGGGCGTACTTACGAAACCGATGCCCACGTGTTGTTTGATCGCGACGTGCATGTGGATAATGTGGTCGCACTGGGTGGTTATCACGAGTTTCCATACTCGTACAATTTAATCGGCGCGAAATATGTGTGGCAAATGGGCTCGGAAACCGCGTTGCGTTTGGGCTACCAGTTTTCAACAATTGATTTTCGGGATTCATTTCCCAATGCGACGGTTTATCAGCCAAACTTTACGGAATTTCCCATCTACGATTTGGCATTTAATACGCGTTTAACATCCAATACGACCTTAACACTGGATGCCTACTACACAGCGCCTACGCTTAAAAACACCGAATTGGATGTGCGCACTTGTAACATTCCACGCGTTGCCGACCTGCCCGAGGATGCACAGCAAGCCGCCGCCGACCGCGGCATCAGCTCGTTTGCAACAGCCAGTGAATTCGAGGCGTTTGCCGACGAATTTGATTCCGTGCCACGCGGCTGTGTGACTAACCCCTATGGCAATCGCGGTGGAGCTGCAGCGAGCGCCCGTGAAGGTTATTACGTGGATGAAAATGGCAATACCCTGGGTACCCAAGACAACCCATTCCCTATCGGAGCGCCCATCGGTTACGTGATTCAAAGTACGGCGAGTTTTGGAAGCGGTGTTCCCACAAAAGGTTTCGGTGATGTCGATCAGTTTGTTGCAGGCTATGTTGATTATGGTTTGAATACCCGCGCTAAAACCGAGTGGAATTCATTCTTTACCACCGTTTTTGGTGTGCAGAATATCACCTATCGCGATAATTCCGATGATGTTTTTGGCATGAGTAAAGATTTGGTGAGCAGTACCGGAGTCTACGGCGATTTGCGATTTTCGTTTGATTTTCTCGAAGGTACCAGCTTCTCTATTGCAGGTCGTCAGGATTACAACAATACATTCGAAGACGCATTTATTTGGAAGTATGGTTTTCGTCAGGAATTTCCGAAAGGGTTTTATCTGCGTTCCAACGGCGGTACCTCATACAGCAATCCGACGCTCACCGAAGTGGGAGCGCGTGAAAATACCATTAACAACCCCGACTTAAAAACACAGGGGGTGGAAACCTACAGTGCCGGTGTGGGTGTAAATGGCGAAGCCTTTACGGGAACCTTTAATATTGAACTCGGTTTCTTTGATACCGAAATCGATAATTTGTTTGGCAGTTCGCGTATCGACCGCGTGTGTCCTGTCATTGCGGAAGATAAAGACGAAGATCTTGCCGATAATATTGTTATTCCCAAAAGTTTTTGTAATTGGGCAACCGATGAATATTTTGCGGGCAATTTAAATGGCAATGAAGTTGCGTATTTCAACCGCACAGATATTCAGGATATTCAGGGTGTAACTCTAGATATTTCCTTCGACTTCGATGAGTGGCAGCTCGACTTTACCTTTACGGATATGGAATCGTTGGAGCCGAACCCTCGCTATGGAAATATGGCAATTCGCGAGGGAACAGGCGAAACCCTGGATTTCGTGGTGCCCGGCGACGCCGGTAACAGCAAAACACGGCAATCTTCTGAACGCCCAGAGTGGTCAGCATCGGCTTTGATTACTTACACACCGACAGATCGTTGGGTGTTCGCTCTTAACCCAACCTGGCAGGGCCCGGAATGGGCCTACGCTGGCGGTACTCAGGCACGCCTGGTTAACGATGCCGGGGAGCGCACCAATCCCGATTTAAATTTTGGCGATTATTTCGTATTGAACGGTTCTATTCAGTATTTCATGGGCGATAGCAATCAGCATCGCTTCCTGTTGCGTGCCGTAAACCTGCTCGACGAACAATATTTTGAGCGGGCCAGTGCCAGCGCGGATCAACGGGTTTCAGTCGCCGGGGTTCGCGGAGAAATCGGTCGATACGACCAGGAATACTACTACCAGTATGGCTGGAACGGTAAGCCGCGTTCATTCTGGTTGCAGTACGAATATAAATTTTAA
- a CDS encoding beta-glucanase (GH16 family), with protein MTTSKNYACNSRVRTFVLLAGIPLMFLLPSPHAKAEWMTVIDGDTFNDYTSFENTWSYLYPWGSDHNGTARMYGDAGDHNHIFLNGGVLTLRASRIDWNEGDSDADPYLPIHYHSGAVHAKQKVLINDNFPNYELEARIQAPSVRGSWPAFWLTGANGWPPEADIMEFKGSNSNWQNTYTGEWQSKQSTVSNPGNWHTYRVWMTKINDTDINIHYYIDDQWQTMHTANFVNEPMWIILNLQMEGSSGSPGPSGNTDMKVDWVYVGRSVEVDDGPQGFSFCAGEGEICTVDGTRQVAYGANGQFNYQTVSGTVACNNATFGDPISGTVKLCYVADAQSSSSSSSSSSSSSSSSSSSSSSSSSSSSSSTSGGAGALSCTPGTLDSWGGGFVINNYRITNTGTSSISGWSATLDFGQSVSISNAWGINISGSGSSLSGSNVAWNGSLAPGQSTTFGLQGLTNTAISQPGCSVSD; from the coding sequence ATGACCACCTCGAAAAACTACGCTTGTAATTCCCGCGTTAGAACCTTTGTGTTACTCGCGGGAATACCTCTAATGTTTTTGCTCCCCAGTCCACACGCTAAGGCAGAGTGGATGACCGTTATCGACGGCGACACCTTTAACGATTACACCAGCTTTGAAAACACGTGGTCTTACCTCTATCCCTGGGGCTCCGACCACAACGGTACGGCGCGCATGTATGGCGATGCCGGCGATCACAACCACATCTTTTTAAACGGCGGCGTGCTTACTCTGCGTGCAAGCCGCATAGATTGGAACGAGGGAGACAGTGATGCAGACCCTTATTTGCCAATCCACTATCACTCCGGTGCGGTGCATGCGAAACAAAAAGTGTTAATTAATGATAACTTCCCAAATTACGAATTAGAGGCACGTATTCAGGCACCCTCGGTGCGCGGTTCCTGGCCCGCATTCTGGTTAACTGGCGCCAATGGTTGGCCACCCGAGGCCGATATCATGGAATTTAAGGGCAGCAATTCCAATTGGCAAAACACCTATACAGGAGAGTGGCAGAGCAAACAAAGCACAGTTTCAAATCCGGGTAATTGGCATACCTATCGGGTGTGGATGACCAAGATAAATGATACCGATATTAATATTCACTATTACATTGACGACCAGTGGCAGACCATGCACACCGCCAACTTTGTGAACGAGCCGATGTGGATTATTTTGAATTTACAGATGGAGGGCTCTTCCGGCTCTCCCGGGCCCAGCGGCAATACCGACATGAAAGTGGATTGGGTGTATGTGGGCCGCAGTGTGGAAGTGGATGACGGGCCCCAGGGTTTCAGTTTCTGTGCCGGTGAAGGAGAAATCTGCACTGTTGACGGCACTCGCCAAGTCGCCTACGGTGCCAACGGTCAATTCAATTATCAAACCGTAAGCGGCACTGTGGCCTGTAATAATGCCACCTTCGGCGACCCAATTTCAGGCACTGTAAAACTGTGTTACGTGGCAGATGCACAGAGCAGCTCGTCGTCCAGCTCTTCAAGTTCTTCTTCCAGCTCGTCTTCCTCGAGCTCGTCGTCCAGCTCTAGCAGTTCATCTTCGAGCTCAACGAGCGGCGGCGCCGGTGCACTAAGTTGTACGCCGGGAACCCTGGATAGCTGGGGTGGTGGCTTTGTAATTAATAACTATCGCATCACCAACACGGGTACGTCGAGCATAAGCGGCTGGTCTGCCACGCTGGATTTCGGACAGTCGGTGTCCATTAGCAATGCCTGGGGAATTAATATCAGCGGTTCCGGCAGCAGTTTGAGCGGCAGTAATGTGGCGTGGAATGGTTCGCTGGCTCCCGGCCAAAGCACCACCTTCGGATTACAGGGCTTGACTAACACGGCTATCAGCCAACCTGGGTGCTCCGTAAGCGATTAA